The following nucleotide sequence is from Tardiphaga alba.
CTGAAACACCCGCGCGCGAGGGCGGGCTGTGCGCGCGCTCGGTTGCATATGGGGTGAGGGCCGGCTCTTAGCACGTGCGAAGGGCAATGTCGCGATGAATGCGGAGGTACAATAAGGTGGATTTACCTGCGTTCAGCTCATCCTGCGCGCCTTCATCTTGATCCGTCTGGCCCGATGGCTCCATATCGCCGCCATGCAGCCGCCGCTCGTCACCGATACCCTTATTCCCCAGAACCGCCCCTGCGGAACCTGCACTTTGTGCTGCAAGGTCTACAGGATCGACGAGGTGCCCAAAGTCGCAGGCAAATGGTGCCAGCACTGTGCAATCGGTTCGGGCTGCAAGACCTATGATACCCGCCCGCAGCAATGCCGTGCCTTCGACTGCGTCTGGGTGCAGGATCATGAGATGGCGGAAGCCTGGAAGCCCGAGCATTCCAAGATCGTGTTCTCGGTCTATCCGACCACCGGCTTCATCTATGGTCAGGTCGATCCTGGCGCGCCGTCCGCCTGGCAGAAGCAGCCGCTTCTGAATGGCTTGATCGCCTGGTCGGCCAAGCTTTTGGAAGAGCGGCGGCATCTGCTGATCTTCGTCGGCAGCAATGCCACGCTGATCATGCCGACAGGTCCGGTGCCGATCGGTCCGATGTCACCCGCCGATGGTTTCATCATCCGTGAGACGTTTACGGCGAAGGGCAAGGACTACATCGCGACACGAGTTGCAAGCGGCCGATAGCCAGCGACGGCACGGCAATAGTGAAAGATGCTATCCGCGCGTCTGGCGAAGAGCTTCGCCGAGCGCCATTGCCACCGTCATCGCCAGATTGATCGAGCGCAGGCTCTCGCGCATGGGGATCACGACACGGCTGTCCGCGGTGGCCGCGACATCTTCCGGCACGCCGGCGCTCTCGCGACCGAACAGCAGGATCTCGTTGTCGCTATAGCTGTGCGCGAGATAGGACTCGGCGCCCTTGGTGGTGAACAATGCGAGTCGGTGGCCGGCCTCGCGACGCCAGTCGTCGAAATGCCGCCATGAGATGTGACGGACGATGCTCACCTGATCGAGATAGTCCATCCCGGCGCGGCGGAAGTGGCGGTCGGAGATCGGGAAGCCGGCGGGCTCGATGATATGCGCCTCGACATCGAGGCAGGCGCAAAGCCGCAGGATGGTGCCTGTGTTTTGCGGGATATCGGGCTGGTAAAGGGCGATGCGCATCGGATGCCGATAGCGCGCAGTGGCGAAGACGGCAAGCGGACAGGCGGAAGCCTGTCCGCGATGTGCGGCGGAGACCGTTCACTCTGCCGGAGCGAGGCGCGTGTTCGCGGTCGATGTCGTCGCCTCGCGGACGCGCACGCGGGCACGGCGTTTCTTCCACCAGATCACTACGCCGGTGACAGACAGTGCTGCGACCACGAGGCCCATGAGAGAGATCAGGATGCGGCCGGGAAGACCCAGGATACGGCCCGAATGCATCGGGAACTGCATCTGCACGAAGATGTCCGCCGCGGTGCCGACCCAGGGCAGCTTCTGTCCGAGCGGACGGCCGTCCTCGCTGTCGTAGTAAAGCTGCGCGGGGCCAACGCCAGCGGCGCCGTGATCATCGCCGGGTTCGAAGAAACCGACCTGATAGACGCCATGTGCGGGGCCATAGAACAGCGAACCAACGGGCGTAGTCCATCCGCGTGCCTTGCCGTCGGCCTGCGCGCGTTCATAGATCTGCGCCCAGGTCATCTTCGGTTCGATCGGTTTGTCGAGGTGGCGATATTCGCGGGTCTCGTAGGGCGATGGCGTGTAGTCGGAGACCTTCTTCATCATCGGCGCAAACACCTCGAACCAGAGGTTCAGAGAGAATGCGGTGAAGGCGATGATGAAAAGGAGAGCCCAGGTCCACAGGCTGAATGCGCGGTGGATGTCGAAATTGATGCGATAGGCGCTGCCCGACGTCTTGATCATCCAGGCCGGCTTCCAGCGCGCCCAGAAGCCTTTGCCGAGTTCACGTTCCACCGACGGCGCGCGGCCTGCCTTGGCACGCTTGCGCGAGGGCAGCGTCAGGTAAAAGCCGACAAAGCAGTCGATGGTCCAGATGATGGCGATGATGCCGAGGATGCGCATGCCCCAGCGATCGCTGCCCCAGAATTCGGGGATGTGCATGGTGTAATGCAGCTTGTAGAGAAACGAGACGAAGTTCTCGCGCGTCACCGGCCACACGGCGCCCCAATAGCGCTTGCCGAGTTCCTCGCCGGTGTTGGGATCGAGGAACACCTGATTGTAGTCGATGGAGTAGCGCTTCTGCGTCGCCGGATCGATGCGCGGCAGCACGAAGAACGACAGTGACTCGTTCTTCTCCGGCGTCATGTTCATATGAATGACGCGCGCACGCGGGTCGCGCTGTTCGATCAGGTTGGCGAGCTCGATGGAGGATTTCGCCGGGCCCTGGGTGCTGACGTCCTTCAGCTTTGCGTTCAGCAGGTCATCCAGCTCGTGATCCCACGAGATGATTGCACCGGTGACGCCGGAAAAGAACAGGAAGGCTGCAGTGAGCAGTCCGGCCCAGCGATGCAGGCGCCCGAAAATCGATCTCATGGCGTTCCGCCTCTCTCGTGTGATGAGATGTCAGTACCAAAAACGCACACCGCCGGTCGAGAGACCGGCGGTGTCGAAATGTCGCTGTTTAGGAGGGTTCTAAACTATCACCAGCGGTAAGTGAGCTTGGCGATCGCCTTGCGGCCCTCCGCATAGAAGCAGCTCGTATAGCCGTAGCAGGCGGCCACATAGCGGGTATCGGCGAGATTGGTCAGGTTGAGGGCCATGCGCCAGTTGTCCTTCGAATAGGCGACCAGAGCATCGATGGCCGTCGATGCGGGAACCTTGAAGGTGTTGGCGTCGTCGCCGAAGGTCGAACCGACATAACGCACGCCGCCGCCGACCTGGATGCCGGCCAGCGGGCCGCCCTGGAACGTGTAGTCGGTCCACAGCGCGAAGCGGTTGAGGGGAACCGTGGTCGGGGCATTGCCGACATTCACGGGATCCTTCGTGACCTTGGCGTGGATGTAGGAATAGGCGCCGCGGATGTTGAAGCCTTCGGTGAGGGTTGCGGTACCTTCGAGCTCGATGCCGCGCGAATTGATCTCGCCGGTCTGGACCGCGTCATAAGTCGGCGGCGGGAAGGTGACGACATTGGCGCGCGTGAGGTCGAATGCCGCCAGGGTGATCAGCGCATTCACGCCGACCGGCTGATATTTGATGCCGACTTCGTATTGCTTGCCGGTTTCCGGATTCAGCAATTTGCCGAGGCCATCCGTGTTGAGCACCGGCAGGAAGGATTCCGAATAGCTGACATAGGGCGCAACGCCGCTATCAAAATTATACATGACCGCGGCGCGGCCGGTGAAGGCCGAGGCATTGGTGGAATCCCTGATGCCCTGCAGCGTCGCATCGACATCGGTGGTGACGAAGTCCTGCCGACCGCCGAGCTGGAACGACAGATTGCCGAGCTTGATCTGGTCCTGCAGATAGATGCCGACCTGCGACTGCTTCACGCCGGTGTTGTCTTCCGGTCCAGTGTTGACCCAGGCATTGGTGTAAACCGGGTTGAAGATATTGATCTTGCCGGTGGTGTAGCCGTCGGCGCGGTCGCGGAACGTGGTGTTGCGGTAGTCGATGCCGAACAGCACCGTGTGGGCGAGAATGCCGGTTTTGAACTTTCCTTGCAGTTGGTTATCGACGGCGAAGGAGTTGATGGTGGAATCGCCGGCGCTGCCGCCGCGTCCCATCAGGCCCGCAGCTTCATCTGCGGCGTCCGCGTATCCGGTGCCGTAGAAGCTGGCCTGCTGGTTGTACATGTAGGAATAGCGCAGGTTCTGCTTGAAGGTCAGCGCATCATTGATGTTGTGCGAGAACAGGTAGCCGACCGATGCCTGCTCGGTGTCGAACTGGTTCATGCCGGGCTCGCCACCGAAGCGACTGACCGGAATGGTACGGCCATTGTTCGCCCATACGGTGCCCGACGGCGGGAAGAATTGCAGGCCCCAGCCCGCTTTGTCCTTTTGATAGTTGGACAGGAACGTGATGCTGGTGTCTTCGTTCGGCTTGAAGGTCACGGCCGGGGCGATGAAGACGCGGTTGTTCTTGGAGAAGTCCACCTGCGTGTCGCTGTCGCGCACCACGCCGGTCAGGCGATAGAGCACCGTGCCTTCCTTGTTGGCGGCGCCGCCGAAATCGAATTCGCCCTGGAAGCGGTTGAAGCTACCGCCGGAGATCGAGACCTCGCCGAACTGGCGCGCGGTGGGCAGCTTACTCACATAATTGAGCAGGCCGCCGGTGCCGCTGCCGCCATACATAGCGGAAGAGGGGCCCTTCACGACTTCCAGGCGCTCGGCGCCGTAGGGTTCCAAGCCGAGGAAATGCACATACTGGCTGCTCGGTAGCCGCAACCCGTCGAGATAGAGGCCCGGCATCGTCATGTCGAAGCCACGGATCTGCAGGCCGCCGAAGCGTGTGTCCGAGCCGCCGTTCACGTCGCCGCTGACGCCGGCGGTGTAGCGCAGTGCCTCGCCGACCGAGCCGGCGCCCTGGTTGGTGACCTGGTCGCGCGTCACGACCGAGATCGATTGCGGGGTTTCGATCAGCGGCGTGTCGGTCTTGGTGCCCGAGCCGCTGCGGGTGGCGACGAAGCCCGCGACAGGCCCGCCCGCGCGCTCGCCGGAGCCGGCCGATGCGACTGCCGGCGCCGCCTGCGGCGCCCGGGCGGTACGATTGGCGCGGGTTGCGCGGCTGGTGGCGCGCCGGGCAGGACGGGCAGTCGCCGGCCGGGCGCGCTGCTGTGGGGCATCCACGGTCACCGGCGGCAGCGTCGATTGCGCCTGTGCGGTCGAGGGGGCAGCGACAGAGCGAGACCGCTGACGGCGCCCAGACACATGGCGTGGATGATGGGGAGGCGCGTAGCTGACTGCGCGTGATTGTCTTTTGTCATTTGGGATGCCCCGAAATTCGGCCTGAACAACGCCAGGGTGAGTGGGTGTTTCCCGGCTCTATCGGAGGTATCCTGAGAGTACAGGCTTCGGCCGTTAGAATAGATGCAGGGTAGGGATTCTATTCAGGGCTGTTGCGCGAACGGCGCAGAATTCTTCATCAACTGGAACAATTTACCCGCCAGGGCTGTGCCATCGTGCGGGCGCTCGGATCGGTTCGCCGGTGCGTCAGACTTCGGTCAAAGCCGGCGAATCATCGATCTCGCGCCATGCACCGGTGAGACGACAGCGCTCGGCACAACGCGCGGTAACGGCCGTCAAATTATCCGCGGCGCGGAACGTCGCCGAATCTTGCGTGCATCGCATCCTGCTACCCCGTTCGTAGGCTTGCGATGCCGCGGTAGGGATGCAATAGAACGATTCTGGATTGCGTGTTTTTGCTGTTAGGCAAGGACATGTGCCACGCCGCCGTGGGGAGGAACCGCGGGCACCGGTCATTGCTCTAGGTCAACGCGCAAGCGTTACGGGGAGGGCAATGACGGGGAGCAGATAAGAAAGGGTTGGGATCGTGACGACAACGTCTTCGGCGCAGCATACGCGCCGTGATTTCCTATATGTGGCCACCGGGGCGGTGGCTGCCGTTGGTGCTGCAGCCGCCGTTTGGCCGCTGATTTCTCAAATGAATCCAGATGCTTCGACCATCGCGGCGGGTGCACCGATCGAGGTCGATCTCACTCCGATCGCCGAGGGGCAGGACATCAAGGTGTTCTGGCGCGGCAAACCGATTTTCATCAGCCACCGCACCAAGAAGCAGATCGAGGACGCCCGTGCCGTTCCGGTTTCCAGTCTGCCCGATCCGCAGACCGACCAGGCCCGCGTCAAGGAAGGCCACGATCAGTGGCTGGTCGTGATCGGCATCTGCACCCATCTCGGCTGTATTCCGATCGCCCATGAAGGCGCCTATGACGGCTTCTTCTGCCCTTGCCATGGATCGGTCTACGACACCTCGGGCCG
It contains:
- the petA gene encoding ubiquinol-cytochrome c reductase iron-sulfur subunit; translation: MTTTSSAQHTRRDFLYVATGAVAAVGAAAAVWPLISQMNPDASTIAAGAPIEVDLTPIAEGQDIKVFWRGKPIFISHRTKKQIEDARAVPVSSLPDPQTDQARVKEGHDQWLVVIGICTHLGCIPIAHEGAYDGFFCPCHGSVYDTSGRIRQGPAPSNLPIPPYAFVSDSKIKIG
- a CDS encoding TonB-dependent siderophore receptor, whose protein sequence is MTVDAPQQRARPATARPARRATSRATRANRTARAPQAAPAVASAGSGERAGGPVAGFVATRSGSGTKTDTPLIETPQSISVVTRDQVTNQGAGSVGEALRYTAGVSGDVNGGSDTRFGGLQIRGFDMTMPGLYLDGLRLPSSQYVHFLGLEPYGAERLEVVKGPSSAMYGGSGTGGLLNYVSKLPTARQFGEVSISGGSFNRFQGEFDFGGAANKEGTVLYRLTGVVRDSDTQVDFSKNNRVFIAPAVTFKPNEDTSITFLSNYQKDKAGWGLQFFPPSGTVWANNGRTIPVSRFGGEPGMNQFDTEQASVGYLFSHNINDALTFKQNLRYSYMYNQQASFYGTGYADAADEAAGLMGRGGSAGDSTINSFAVDNQLQGKFKTGILAHTVLFGIDYRNTTFRDRADGYTTGKINIFNPVYTNAWVNTGPEDNTGVKQSQVGIYLQDQIKLGNLSFQLGGRQDFVTTDVDATLQGIRDSTNASAFTGRAAVMYNFDSGVAPYVSYSESFLPVLNTDGLGKLLNPETGKQYEVGIKYQPVGVNALITLAAFDLTRANVVTFPPPTYDAVQTGEINSRGIELEGTATLTEGFNIRGAYSYIHAKVTKDPVNVGNAPTTVPLNRFALWTDYTFQGGPLAGIQVGGGVRYVGSTFGDDANTFKVPASTAIDALVAYSKDNWRMALNLTNLADTRYVAACYGYTSCFYAEGRKAIAKLTYRW
- a CDS encoding PepSY-associated TM helix domain-containing protein, translating into MRSIFGRLHRWAGLLTAAFLFFSGVTGAIISWDHELDDLLNAKLKDVSTQGPAKSSIELANLIEQRDPRARVIHMNMTPEKNESLSFFVLPRIDPATQKRYSIDYNQVFLDPNTGEELGKRYWGAVWPVTRENFVSFLYKLHYTMHIPEFWGSDRWGMRILGIIAIIWTIDCFVGFYLTLPSRKRAKAGRAPSVERELGKGFWARWKPAWMIKTSGSAYRINFDIHRAFSLWTWALLFIIAFTAFSLNLWFEVFAPMMKKVSDYTPSPYETREYRHLDKPIEPKMTWAQIYERAQADGKARGWTTPVGSLFYGPAHGVYQVGFFEPGDDHGAAGVGPAQLYYDSEDGRPLGQKLPWVGTAADIFVQMQFPMHSGRILGLPGRILISLMGLVVAALSVTGVVIWWKKRRARVRVREATTSTANTRLAPAE
- a CDS encoding tRNA (cytidine(34)-2'-O)-methyltransferase encodes the protein MRIALYQPDIPQNTGTILRLCACLDVEAHIIEPAGFPISDRHFRRAGMDYLDQVSIVRHISWRHFDDWRREAGHRLALFTTKGAESYLAHSYSDNEILLFGRESAGVPEDVAATADSRVVIPMRESLRSINLAMTVAMALGEALRQTRG